CTCCTACCCTGTAATCATTTTTATAACCATAGGGTTTTGGTTTTAGATATCATTATCATTCAACAATTACGCAAGCAATTGGCTGAAGTAAACCAAACAGGACTTCGTGTTGGTTTATTGTTCGCTGTACAGGCTGCTATAGCTTTTGTTACGCTGCTACTGTTTTTTTACGGGTACGATGCTATACATTTTTTAGGCTACCATTTCGATAGTGATCAATTCAGAACCACTACGTTCCTGGTAATAGCACTTTCCTTTATTGTTACCATTATTTCAGAATCAGAGTTTACACTGCAGCAATGGAAAAACAGTCTTGCCGAAAAAGAACAACTACAGCAATTAAGCCTGCAACAAGAGTTTGATTCATTAAAAAGCCAGGTAAATCCGCACTTTTTATTCAACTGCTTCAATACCCTATCCTCGCTTATTTCGGAAGATAAGGAAGCAGCTGAAACATTCTTAAATGAGCTAAGCAAGGTATACCGGTACCTATTGCGCAACAACAGAACCAGCATGACAACACTGGAAAATGAATTGCGTTTTATACAATCCTATTTCCAGTTACTGAAAACCCGCCATGGCGAGGAGGCACTGCAACTGCACATAGAGGTTGATAAGCGTTATGAGCAGTATGTGCTGCCCTCATCCAGCCTTCAACTATTAGTAGAAAATGCGGTCAAGCACAATATTGTCTCTAGAAGCAGCCCTTTAATTATTGATATATTTACGGCCGCTGGTAATATACTAGTAGTCAATAACAACTTGCAAACAAAGCAGTCTAAACCGATATCTACTAAGATTGGACTTGAAAATATCAGAACAAAATATGATCTTATCAACCAGTCGGGTTTCCAGGTTTTAGTGGATACAAAAAACTTTTCTGTTATTTTACCACTTATTTGGATCCCAATGATGGAGAATCATGTGCTGACTGTAAATGATAACAATTTTGGACCTAATTCCTTCTAAAACGCTCTTATATGAAAATTTTAATCGTAGAAGATGAAGAACTAGCAGTGAAAAAGCTAACCAAGACTATTAATTCTGTAGATGAGACCGCCGAGATCGTTGGAATTGCAGATAGTATCAGAAGCACAATTGATTGGTTAGAAAATCATCCCACGCCGGATCTTATCTTAATGGACATTGAACTAGCCGATGGCCAAAGCTTTGAAGTATTTAATCTGACCAAGGTAAAAAGCCCTGTAATCTTCACTACTTCTTACGACGAGTATGCATTGCAAGCATTTAAAGTAAACAGCATTGACTATTTATTAAAACCCGTACAGAAAGAAGACCTGGAAGCTGCATTGAATAAATACAAACAGCTTAAAAATATTTACAAGGAAGAAGACAAAAAGTCGGACCTGAGTATTGATCACCTGATCAAAGAACTACAGCAAAAACTGCAGCCTAAGGAGTACAGAAAGCGCTTCCTGGTAAAGCATGCACAAAAGCTGGTTTCTATAGACATTGATGAAATTGCCTACTTCTACAGCGATGGCAGGTTGAACTTCTTCAAAACAATAGACAATAAGAAGTTTGTAGTAGACTATACCATGGATGAATTAGAGGAGATGCTGGATCCGCAACGTTATTTCCGCATTAGCCGTTCGTTCTACATATCCATTGACAGTGTAGATCAAATACACGACTATTTTGGCAACCGCTTGCTATTACACTTAAAACCTGCAGTAGATAAAGAAGCCTTAGTGAGCCGTGAGAAAGTAACGGAGTTTAAAAAATGGATGGGTAAATAAGAACAGTTTATTTTCAATAAAGAAGGCGCTTAAATTTTAAGCGCCTTCTTCTATTAAACCCAAGCTAATTTATAAGGCTACTAAGCGGAGAGAGTGCATTTTCAAGACTTCAAAAACAGTAGCCTTTTAGTTAAAAATAATCGTATTGCAGGGAGACAACTGCACCCTCTATTCAGCTCATCCGACCTAACCTATCACCTGCAGATCATATAGCCGTTTTTTACAATCCATTACCTTCTTTAGCCTTTTCATTCCTGAATACCTACCCTAGGGATCATCTATTTAGCAAATTTGGTAAACAAAAGCAGGTTGTGCTAACGACAGCGTATTAAGCGCGTCAGCACAAAGCACATTTAATAAAACCTTGTTTTGTTAATAAACTAGCTATCATGAAAAATAAACCAAATCCCTTTTCCATAACGAGCCATATTATCGAAGAGCGACTTCAAAACATCGACAACGAGCTTAAGGTGCTAGACAGAAGTGCAGAGAAAAGCTTTTTGACGGTGTACAATCAAATTAAATACGCCATAAGAGCCATTGACAAGCAACATGCAAAAACAATGTCTGTAGTAATGTCGGCATTGGCAGAATATGAGCCAGGTGTAGTGCAGGCATTTGCGGACCACACGATTGTACATCAAATGCTTGGACAGAAGTTGCTTGAAAAAACAGAGGCTCTTTTATTACACAGTTCAGAGAAAGCTACTGCAACAGCAGCATTGATACATCAATTCAACAAGTACAGTACTGTTATACATGAAAATATAAATAGAGAAGAAGTAACGCTACGTCCATTGCTTTTACGTTATTATGATGAGCAAGAAATGGCACTTATGCAAGTGCAAATTGAGCAGGTGCTTTCTTCAAAAAATCTGCAGACATTAGTTCCTGAACCTATGGTGGCATAAAATACATAGTACACACCACAGCGCCCTGGGAATCACAGTGACACAGAGAACATTGAGGAGCACAAAAGATGGGTAGCTACAAAGACGTAAAATGGAGGGGGAAGAGATAAAAGAAAGGAAGAGAACCAAGAATTGGAGGGATACTAAATTAAATTAACTGGACATTAAAAATGTCCTTATAAACTAACAAAAACTTTCTGCGTATATAGCATCAAGTAGTAATACACGAAATTGTACATTCACAGAAAGCTTTTTTTATTAAAAACACTAAGGCCCCGCTTATGATTGCGGGGCCTTAGTGTTTTTAAAATCGGTAACCAACAAAGAGTTGGAAGAGGCCGTTTTTGAAATCAGTTGTTTGCGGGTTAAAGGGCAAAGGATTATAAGGAGTGGTAGATGTTGACTCATAGCGCTTATAAAGCTTACCTAAGCCCAAATTATAGCGACCACCAACAATAATACCTTTAAAGGGATACACTTCCAGTCCGCCTACAAAGCCGTAATCAAAGCGGTTCATTAAGCCGGTTAATGTAGTATCCTTTTGGGCACTCTCGCCACGCGACTTTAATAAGTAACCTACCTGACCACCAGCTTGCAGCTGTACTACTTTACCAATATTAAACGTGGTAAGATGCGGCATATATACATAGTCATTCAATACATCTGTGTTCTTGCCACCATCATCGAAGCTATAGCCCTGGCGCGAGAATACAATTTCCGTTCTGTATCCCATACCTGTTTTCTTCTTTGTTGGCGATAAAAAGATGGCTGCCATAAAACCTGTTTGGTTACCGGGTTTAAAACCATCTTCACTACCGGTTAAATAGGACCAGTTATAACCAACCTTTAGTCCTAGTTGTGTTTTAGGTTTGGCGCCTTTTACTAATTGTTCACTAATAGTAGTCTGTGCATTTGTGGCAAGACCGAACCAAGCCACCATGGCTGTTAGATAAAGTGCTTTCTTCATAAGTAATTGTTTATTCTTCGTGAATGTTTTGTAAGAAGATATTTATAATAGAAGCCGTATAACGACTAATTTCTTGCTTGCACCACAATTGCTGTTGCTCGTCTTTGTAATCTTCAGGACGCTTACATCCCGGAAATTCCATTGTGATTAAACGGATAGCATTTCTACCATCGTTACTATCAGCAACAGCAGTAGTAGCCCAAGATCCTAATGAGACGCCATACCCTCTCTTATTGGGCAATTGGGATCCTTCAAAATTTCTTTTCTGAAAAGTCCCTTCAGGTACGGCACGATGATCACTATGATACATAGCTGTAGGCTTTACCACTAATTGATTACCTAAAACACAACCGCCTTGGTTTTCAATAAAGTCTGCCATTGCTACAGCCAGACTACTATCTGTTTCAAAACCTAATGATTGCCCGTTTGCATCAGTTCTTGGATCTGCAAAAATTCCTGCATTTCTAGGATCTCTAATGGCATGTATATTTAATATCCGATCAGGCTTAAACGATTGGATTACCTGGAGTAAGATTTGATTTTCTTTCTCGATGATACGGCCGGCATAATCGAAAGGATTATTGGCATCAAATGATTGACCTAATGGGGGCATTTGGCGATTAGGATCTGGCATTTGCTCATTGCTATAGCGCCCAATGTTATTTGCAGAACCAATCAGGGAAGGATTCTGCATAGCGGCGGCAGCATTGTCTGGGAAAAGCACAGGCAATACTAATACGTTGTAGTAGTTTGAAGTATCCTCCTCCAGTTGCGCAATCAGCATTTTAGCAATAGCAATAGAAGAAAGTTCGGAACCGTGCATACCTCCAATAACCAAGGCCCTTTTATCCGATTTACCAGGAAAATAAAATGTTTCAATTGGCCTCCCTTGCTTGGTGGTTTCTAACACAACTCTACTTGGACGCTCAGCTGCACCTAGTCGATAAGCAGGAGCTGCAATAGCATCCACTGAGATGACTGCAGGTCCCGGAAAAGTCTGTCGTGGATTAATGAGGCTTCTGTTGGCAATTGATACAAAAGGATTTGGTTGTCCAAAGCTGCTCAGCATAGCAAAACAGCCAAACAGGAATGCAGTTAGTTGGTATTGCACGATTTAATATTTAGTCGAAAACAAATAGCGGCTGCACATATACATCCTGAATTGCCTTGTTAGCAACTTTCGGTTGTACTTTTTTGATGCAGCGACATGGCTTTTTCTGACAATTGCCCCTGCTTGCCTGAACAACAATTGTTGTCATTAGCAGCAAGCAGGTTAGCATCAGTAAGGCTGTTATTTGTTTCATAGAGCTACGGTTCCTGCAGGTGATTTAGAGTTTAATAAACTCGACCCTTCTATTTTGCATTTTCCCTTCAGGCGTTTTATTATCAGCCACCGGCTGCGTCTCGCCTTTGCCTGCTGACTCGATACGTGATGCATCAATAGAAAACTCTTTTACCAAAGCATTTTTAACAGCCTCTGCGCGTTTTTTTGACAATTCCATATTTGCCGCATCATCGCCATCACTACTGGTATGGCCTACCACCTTTACGCGAACGCTTGCATTTTCCTTTAAGAGCGTAGCCATTTCCTTTATCACTCCATACGATTCAGGTTTCAACACAGCACTTTGAAAGTCAAACAAAATACCTGTAGTACTAAACTTCCCTTCCTCTAAAAACTTATGACGCGTATCTGGTTTACCAGTAGCCACTTTGATATTGCCAATATAATAGCCCAGCTCATTGTCTTTATAGTTAGAACTTTCCAACTCAAAGAAAAGCTGATTGAAAACGTATTGTGTAGGTAGCGCCATTGGCAGATCGTACAACTTAAAATTGTTTACCCAACAACGCAAGCGCGTACCTTGAACTTGCATAGCAACGTGGGACACCTTCTTGGCATAGTTGCCCAAATCATCAACTGACTTCAGTTCAGATGCAAAGAATTGTCCTCTATTCAAATGAGAATACAACCGTGCCCTAAAATTTTCAGCATATCCTTTTTTACCCTTAGGCCCTATCAACAGATCTATCTTTGCTAATTGATATAAATTAGGCTGTGTCAAAAACTTATTATCATTTGAGGCATCTGTATGGCTTGCTAAAAAACCAAAATTTACTGTAGGCAATCCATAACCGTTAGGTTCTACATCATAAATAAGATCAAACTCAACAGTAAAGTTGCGGCTGAACGTGTCTTTATTAGCTGTTAAGTATTTAGAACCGCCAACCAACCGCAACCACTTGCCTGTTGCATTGCTTAAAGTAATTACCTCGCCTCTATTATTCGTATTCCAGCCTACAGGCAATTCGCCAACTTCGTCTTGTGCAAAATCTTCAGCATAAACAACTTTATCGCCTGGTACAAAGTCAAACTTTGTATAACTAACAACAGAAGCAGTTTCTGTTGTTTCATCTCCGGGTGTAGTTGTTTTACTAGTAGCGGTTTCATTGGATTTGGAAGTATTGCCCTTCCCTTTACCCTCCACTTCATCCAAGGTGTTATCCATGGCATTGTCTACTTTATTATCAATACGTTGTTTAACCTTATTCTTCGCCTTGTTCATTAAGTTGCCCAGTTGTGCTTGCATAGCAAATGGCAACGAGAACAGCGCAATCAGGATAAGCAGTCTTTGTAGCATAGATTAGTATTAAAGGTGAACGAAAGTAAAACCACCATTCAGCGCGTGCAAGCAAATACGGATGAATTGCTTAAAAAGAAACTTCAAGTGGAAATAATTTGTAATCTGAGAACTATGCTTGTGCATAGTCTAAAGCTTTACAGATAGGTATATATGGATATATATTTTAAAGAAAACTTGAATCATTCATTTTACTTAGAACCATTCAACCGACATATAAGCTGTATGAAACAGTTTTACCAACAGTTCACCCAAATCTATAAGTGGTAACACTTGCAACCTTCTATCTTGCAACCCTTATCCAACCCTGTTCTATGAACAACACAGAAACTGTAGTGGATCCTCTTGGAAACGAAGTGCTATTACCTAAACATTTTGCAGACCTCAGTATTCTTGGAAATGAAGCACCCGAAGTGTATGATATGCCATCTAAGGTAATTGAAGCCCCAGCCTTAATGATGAAATTTGAAGGCGGTTCTGAAGAAAATTATTACTACCGATCAATTGGCTGGGAAAATGCTTTATTAATTGGAACAAAAAAAATAGGCGATAGATGGATTGTACATTCCATGCAGAACAACCCATCTAGTGAGCAGTTATGCGACATCTGTAGATCAAATAATGTTCAGCTTATAGAATACAAATTGAGCTAATTCGTTGACTTCAATACACAACAGTATTTCCTTCTGCCAAGAAGCGTAGGGCTTTAACCTGCCTGCATAAATCTTTATAATCCAAGGCTTTTTCGAAACAGTCTTTAGCTCCTGTAGCAATGAGTGTTTCTTTTAAAATGGGGCGCATCCCTTTGGAATACAGCACTACAGGTATTTCTTTCAGCGCCTCCTGTTGTTTAAGTTTTACAAGTAATTCCCCACCATTAATTATGAGCATATTAAAGTCTAAAACAAAAAGCGTAGGAAGCTCATTTTCGTCTGTAATAGCGTTGATTTGATTTAAGAAAAATTCACTACTAGAAAACATTCGCACGTGGTCGGCAAAGTTTACATCGATAAATGCCTGCTGCATCATAAAGCGGTCATCGGCATCATCTTCCACCAAAAAGATGTATGGTGTTTTCGTCTTCAAACTTTTTCTGATTAAGGGTCTAATTGATAAGCTAATATAAGCACAGGAAAAGCAACTGTTTGAAGATTTTCAATTAATGTTTACAGGAGAGTTTGGCTCACGGTTGACAGAGGACAGTCCACAGAAAGAAAGTCAATAGCCATTAGTCAATGAGTCTTTGGGGAAGGTTTAGTAGATAGTTACTGTAATAGTAATGGAATACAATTGAAGTGTATCCTAGCACCGAATGGACGTCAGTGTAGATAAAAGAAAAAGCGGAACCTTGGATCCCGCTTTCCCGTTTGAATGAGTTATTACAAATTATTATAAGTAACTATCACTCAAGCTGACTTTTAATCTTTTGACAACTAAAAATCTACTTCAAAAGTAATATCTCATTTTACAAATAGCCATGACCGCTATCAGTACTTTTACTGTTTGTAATCAGCTTTCTACGATTGACTACTTACTTCTTTTTCTCCATTAGAAATTAAGGGTATCACCAGGTTAAGTGTACACCCCTTTTCTGGTGCACTTACAATTTTTATTTCACCATTTAACCCTTTAGCACGGCTGATCATATTTTCAATTCCAACACCACGCTGCGGCCTCATGGAGTCAAATCCACGGCCATTATCATGCACGGTTACTTTTAGATGATGATTTTCCATGGTAACCTTTACATGCACAGTTGTTGCGTCAGCATGTTTGATAATATTGGTAAGCTGTTCTTGCAAAATGCGATATACGGCTACATGAATATCTTCAGGCACATCTAATTCCTCAACATCGTTTTCATAATATATAGTCAGACGTTTAGTAGCGTTTATAGCATCTATCAATTCCCCGATTGAATCTTTTAATCGAATATCTCCCAACGAGGGTGCCGATAAACGCTTGGACAAAGCGCGTATCTCATTAATAGAATTCTGCAATAGCTGTGCAGACCTGAGCAGTAATTCATCTCTATTCCCCATTTCAGTCAAACATAATTCGGTATAGAGCTTTACGGTAGTTAACACCTGATTTACATTATCATGCAACTCCCTGCCAACAAGCGCCCGTTCATCTTCAGCGGCCTTGATCACAGCAGCAGTAATAAGTTGTTGCTGCTGTTCTTTTTCGTCCTCGAGTTGTTCTTGTAATTTTTTCTTACCCGTGATATCACGAAAATAGACTGAAAGCCCGCTACCAGAAATATACGTATTTACTTCCAACCACCGCTTAAGCCGCTCAGAGTAAAGTTCTAAATTAACAGGTCGCGCTTTGGCCTTTACATCAATATAATGTTGCTTGTAATATTGTTGTGCAGATTCAGGCATTATTTCCCACAGTAACTTTCCTAAAGCCTCCTTTCTTGAAATTTGTGTAATAGATTCAGCCGCCTTATTCCAATACGTTACCCGGGCGTTATCATCTAATCCTACAAACCCGTCAGTTATCCGATCTAAAAGCTCCTCTAAATTTTCCTTTGCCTGCTTTATTTCCGACTGGTAATCCTTGGCGATTTGCTCCAATCTTTTTTGTGCAGTAATATCCCTTCCAGTGCAATACATCAATTGATCATTTGCAACCCATCCTCCTTCCCACGACATTGTTGCTATACTGCCATCCTTTCGACGATAACGATTTTCAAATGTATGTGGATCTAAACCTGTTCGCTCCTTACTAAAAAGAGCACTTACTGCATCCATATCTTCCTCCATCATTAATTGATAACATTTCTTTCCAATCAACTCTTCTGGACGATAACCCCAGAGTTTAAAGCAGGCTTGATTAATGTAGATAAAATGACCATCTCCATCTACGATGCATACAACTTCATTTATAGAATCATGAAGTTTAAGCAAAAGAGCCAGAGAAGGTAACCTGTTTAACATACAGGATATTTTTGATTGATTAGGTCAACAATAAGACCAATGTTTAATTGGCACAAATCATTTTTACATATTTGTGCACAGTATTTTTGTATTACATTACAGACGTTGACTTACTACATAAAATATCGCTGTTTTTTATGGCAAGAATGCTTAGTATCGACTCTGCAGCAGTATCACTTCCTCCTACAACTTAACTACTAATAACTACCTTATGCGTGTAATGGAATTTGAACTAAAAGAACACAACCCAGCCCAACAGCACTGTTAACAACGAGCCTGCCTTTCAAGCTCTCCGCACGCGTTGTCATATTGGCGATACCAATGCCTGTACGTTTTTTATTTACATCAAATCCCTTACCATCATCAGTAACCTTTACCGAAAGGTATTCATCAACTATTTTAAGGGAAATAGCTACATTTTTTGCCTCAGCATGTTTTAGAACATTTGTCAACTGTTCTTGAATAATACGATAAAGAGCCAGATGCACCTCTTCATTCACTTCTAAATTCTCAATTTGAGAGACATCTAATGTGATGTGAATTTTATTGGTAGCAGTTACAGTCTCCACCAGTTCCTGCAACGAATCTTTTAAACGAATATTACCCAATGAGGGAGCAGAAAGGCGTTTGGACAAACTACGAATCTCATCAATCGAATCTTGCAATAATGACATTGACTTGTTCAATAATTCATCCTGATTACCAATACCACTCAAGCAAAGCTCCTGGTAAAGCTTTACAGTTGTAAGAACCTGATTAACATTATCGTGCAATTCTCTTCCTACAAGCGCTCGTTCTTTTTCTTGGGCCGCTATAGCAGCAGCTGTAATACTTTGCTGGCGCATTTGTTTTTCTTCATCCAACACTTGCTCCATTCGTTTACGATCTGTAACATCTCGCTGGATCATAAAGAAATGTTCTATTTGGCCTTTATTATCCAGCAAAGGTTGACTAGACATTTCTACCCAATACTTCTTTTTCCACTTTGTATAGTTTACAATCTCTGCGGTAAAGGCCTTTCCACTTTTAAATTGCTTCATTATAAAATGTACTGTTTCAGTATCAGACTCAGGCCCTAATAACAGCTCGTTTGCTTTTTGTCCGAAAGCCTCAGCAAATGTGTAACCTGTAATACTTGTGAATGCATTATTCACCCATGTAATCTTCCCTGCCCTGTCTATAAGAATAACTATATTATCAGTCTCCTGCGCTACTAGGGAAAGCTTTCTCAAATTCATTTCCGTTTTCTTTCTATCATCGATATCCTTGAAAAAAATGGAAATACCATTGTCTGTTGGATAGATACTTACTTCCAGCCATCTTCCGTGCTCTGGATCCACATGCTCACAATGCAATGGCTCTTGTTTCTTCAAAACGACCTCATAAAGCGGACGATACAACTCTTGCGACTCTTGTGAATACCATTCGACGATTCTTCTTCCTAGTACTTTTTCACGCGGCCACCCCATTATCTCCTCAGCTTTACTATTAAAATATTGCACATGCAGTTCAGGGTCCAAGGATATAAATCCTGTATCCATGTGTTCTAATACATTTACTAGTTGCTTGTTTTGTCGCTCAATTGTTTGTTCATAGTTCTTTCGCAGCTCCTCCTCTTGTACTTTTTTGCTTACATCTCTGAAGAAAACGGAAAGGCCGGTAACTGAAGGATAGGCATCAACAGAAAACCATTTATCAAATGGAGGGAAGTAAGCTTCAAAGTGTACAGCCACGTTTTCATCTATGGCCTTATGATATTGGTAATAGTATGGCGTATTCACCATTTCAGGAAAGCATTCCCAATAATTGCGGTAGAAATAATCTTCCCGGTTTATATGGAGCAGCGCTTCCAACTGAGAGTTTCCATATATAAAGCGCCATTCCCGGTCTAACGCAAAAAAACCGTCCTTGACACGCTCCAACATTTCAAACATTTCAAGATTGCGTAGCCGCAATTCTTCTTCGTACTTATCCTTTAAGTCCCTTAAATGTTGTTGTTCCGTAATATCCCTTAGTGCTACAAATGCTAGTTGGTCATTACTATTCCAACGCCCTGACCATGACAGCGGAATAATCGTTCCATCTTTTTTATAAACCTGATTGACAATCTCTTTAACAGAAAAGCCTGAAGCTAACTGGCAGATATATTGTTTTGTTTTTTCGCGATCTTCTAACGCCACCAAATCCAACACAGATGTCCCTACCAATTCTTCACTGTTATAACCTAATAATTCAATTGAAGAATTGCTAACATTACGGATATGCCCCTCTTTATCCAAAGAGAGAACAAATACCGAAAGGGTATCAATAAACTTCTGAAGCTGGCTGGGTGTCAACATAACTGTTGAAGCAATTTCCAAAAGTTATGCCCCTTTGTTAAACAACAATAAAATAGTGTGAATATGAAATCATTACGCTCTGCAATGGAGAAATTAGAAGAGCCGAGTGAAAGAGCAGTTCACCTTTATTTTCAATCAATCTTTGGAAACATTTTTAACAAAATATATCTACTTGAGAGACGAGCTATTTACCTAATAGAACTCAAATATTTACCATTTACAGTATATTGAAAGTACCTGCTCATTTCTAAAAAGTCTCCAAAGCTGCCAAATAAAAACCAAATGATCCAGGCGACAAACCTGCCTCTACAGACAGTCGTGTACGTGATGCTTTGTCAAGCATGACACGCAAACCACCACCATATCCTGCTCTCCACTTATCCAACAGTTGAACATTGTTGGCTCTATCGCTAGTAGTAGTAGCGTTAAAAAATACAACACCTCCTAAAATTCCTGTATTAGGAGAAATAGGGAACCGATATTCCGACTCGCCATACAACATATCTTCACCACGAAAACGGCCATAGCGATACCCTCTTCCGGTGCGCTGTTGCTGATCATAACCTAATGCAGGCAAAGCCAGATAAGGTGCATTTCCGCTAGGCGTAAACTTACCATACAGCCAGAATCCCAGTATATGTCTGTACCGAGGTGCATCCAACGCAAAAAAGCCACGATACTCCGTTAAAAGCATGGTACTATTATGAGTACTACCCATACTCTCTAAGTTGATCCTGTAATTAATATTGGCATATAGCCCCTTATAAGCATTCACTTGATTATCCCGGCTATCATACAAAAAATTGAGACTAAAGCCAGACACCGTATATTCTTTTGGGTTAAAGTCATGCCGAAGACTATATTGGTAGTGCTGCGATGTTGCAGTATCTCCCTTTTCCAATACATCATCCTGAATATTATAATAACGATCGTATTGAAAACCTATACCAGCGAAAAAATTAGAGATCAACCGCCAGGAACCAACTTCATAAAACCGCAACTGATGATACTTTAGCGGTTGCTCCATACTATCAGTAGAAGTAGGCGTGCCATTTATATCTATACTTGAAGTATTAGGTCCTACTGTACCGAGACCAAAAGTTGATTCACTATTTACCAGAAACCGCCAATCGCCATTTAAAACTAATTTTTCATTGAGCATAAACACATTGGACTTCATATTCACATTCACTAGCTTATTAGTTGAATATGAAACATTACTGCTAATTAGAG
This genomic interval from Flavisolibacter tropicus contains the following:
- a CDS encoding BamA/TamA family outer membrane protein, which encodes MQDANNYRRATSENVFYLYCLLLFFLSTLLLPFISYCQTDTTKHDTAGFHQQDLKDWLARRKSKPAKPAKGNFLLVIPYISSNPTAGFMIGGGLTYTFKTKKTDEHVSLISSNVSYSTNKLVNVNMKSNVFMLNEKLVLNGDWRFLVNSESTFGLGTVGPNTSSIDINGTPTSTDSMEQPLKYHQLRFYEVGSWRLISNFFAGIGFQYDRYYNIQDDVLEKGDTATSQHYQYSLRHDFNPKEYTVSGFSLNFLYDSRDNQVNAYKGLYANINYRINLESMGSTHNSTMLLTEYRGFFALDAPRYRHILGFWLYGKFTPSGNAPYLALPALGYDQQQRTGRGYRYGRFRGEDMLYGESEYRFPISPNTGILGGVVFFNATTTSDRANNVQLLDKWRAGYGGGLRVMLDKASRTRLSVEAGLSPGSFGFYLAALETF